Proteins found in one Micromonospora sp. WMMD1082 genomic segment:
- a CDS encoding DIP1984 family protein, with protein sequence MKLAEALALRADAARRAEQLRARIVGSARYQEGETPAEDAVALLAEAGEVLGELETLIRRINRTNAATPVDGGTLTDALARRDVLRLRHRMVTSAADAAAGEGQRGFRQLRSELKMIPALPVAQLRSQADDLARQLREVDTVIQRTNWEVDLLD encoded by the coding sequence ATGAAGCTTGCTGAGGCTCTTGCGCTGCGCGCGGATGCGGCGCGTCGTGCCGAACAGCTCCGTGCCCGCATCGTCGGCAGCGCTCGATACCAGGAGGGTGAGACGCCTGCTGAGGACGCTGTGGCCCTCCTGGCGGAAGCCGGCGAGGTGCTAGGTGAGCTGGAGACGCTAATTCGACGAATCAACCGCACCAACGCTGCCACCCCGGTTGACGGTGGCACACTCACCGATGCGCTGGCACGTCGCGACGTGCTTCGTTTGCGGCACCGCATGGTCACCTCTGCCGCCGACGCCGCTGCCGGGGAGGGGCAGCGCGGGTTTCGGCAGTTGCGGTCGGAACTGAAGATGATCCCGGCCCTGCCGGTGGCGCAACTGCGCAGCCAGGCCGACGACCTCGCCCGGCAACTCCGCGAGGTCGACACGGTGATCCAACGTACGAACTGGGAGGTCGACCTGCTGGACTGA
- a CDS encoding DUF932 domain-containing protein, producing MAHELETFANGETAFASARLSAWHQLGTVTEACMTAQEVMSKAWLGGWEVRKIALQGIEVTERGVTKVDCPDKYMTVRTNPVTGEVEYLGVVGEDYSVVQNEQVAETLNLLVDQSGAHFETAGSMRRGRSVFVTMKLPQAMRIAGVDDMDLYLAATTSHDGTAALRLDATPVRIVCANTQALAYQRSRASYTFRHTSNVGAKIAEARQALGLMWRAFADFETEAEKMINESLTLGEFEKIVAQVWPLDEDASDVGKNLAKQRTNTLRYLIRDADTQKAIKGTRWAGYQAITEYVDHFAPAKTGLARATRALTGAGADVKARAFELLAV from the coding sequence GTGGCACACGAACTGGAAACGTTCGCCAACGGCGAGACCGCGTTCGCCTCCGCGCGGTTGTCGGCCTGGCATCAGCTCGGCACCGTCACCGAGGCGTGCATGACCGCGCAGGAGGTCATGAGCAAGGCGTGGCTCGGCGGCTGGGAGGTCCGCAAGATCGCCCTTCAGGGCATCGAGGTCACCGAGCGTGGGGTGACGAAGGTCGACTGCCCCGACAAGTACATGACCGTCCGCACCAACCCGGTCACCGGTGAGGTCGAGTACCTCGGTGTGGTCGGCGAGGACTACTCGGTGGTGCAGAACGAGCAGGTCGCCGAAACCCTCAACCTCCTGGTCGATCAGTCTGGCGCGCACTTCGAGACCGCCGGCTCCATGCGTAGGGGTCGCAGCGTCTTCGTGACCATGAAGCTGCCGCAGGCGATGCGGATCGCCGGGGTGGACGACATGGACCTCTACCTCGCCGCCACCACCTCCCACGACGGCACCGCCGCGCTGCGCCTGGACGCCACCCCGGTCCGGATCGTGTGCGCGAACACGCAGGCCCTGGCCTACCAGCGCTCGCGCGCCTCGTACACGTTCCGGCACACCTCGAACGTCGGCGCCAAGATCGCCGAGGCGCGGCAGGCTCTCGGCCTGATGTGGCGCGCGTTCGCCGACTTCGAGACCGAGGCCGAGAAGATGATCAACGAGTCGTTGACCCTGGGTGAGTTCGAGAAGATCGTCGCGCAGGTGTGGCCCCTGGACGAGGACGCCTCCGACGTGGGGAAGAACCTTGCGAAGCAGCGTACGAACACGCTGCGGTACTTGATCCGGGACGCGGACACGCAGAAGGCGATCAAGGGCACCCGGTGGGCTGGATACCAGGCCATCACCGAGTACGTGGACCACTTCGCCCCCGCGAAGACCGGCCTTGCTCGGGCGACGCGGGCGCTGACCGGTGCCGGTGCGGACGTCAAGGCCCGCGCGTTCGAGTTGCTGGCGGTCTGA